Within Wyeomyia smithii strain HCP4-BCI-WySm-NY-G18 chromosome 2, ASM2978416v1, whole genome shotgun sequence, the genomic segment GAATAATTTTATCAGAGTTTTTGAGTTCTACAACAGATaaattctcgcgtaatttttcaaatcggcgtaagtcgcaaattgtaaataaacGGGGTTTTCATATTATAATATTAGCTAAGATGTAATTTCGGCACTAACTTGATGATTCTGGCAAGAATGAACTTTTCGAcacttttaaataattttggcAAAACGACCGAACAACCCTACCTGCTATTTTCAACTTACACCCTTTTGTTAGCATATCGACGAATATGTGAAATGAGCTGTCATGTCAGATAGGCTCTCATAATTTCGGCGAAAGTGAGgcgatcataaaaataaaaacatcatTCACTTACACCATTTTGATTTAACTCATGATCTGTTTCGTGTGCTGCTGAAAAATTTTAATACTTTCTATCGGATTTTGTTGTTAGAATAGGAAATAAAATCTGAAATGTTTTCCGGGTTGAAGATGCGTCAAGGTACGTATTATTATGGtagtttgtttttgtcttgCAGTATCTTTACAAGAATAAAGTTAAGAGTAATTTATTGACATTTATTATTGTCAACTAGATGCAGCCACCCAAATGGAAAAGAGATGTCTGCCGGGTAGTGATCCGACAAGTGAACGGAGTTTCGAATTGGATGTAAGAAAGCcgagaaatcaaaaaaggtgcaatGATCACCAGTATGCCAAGCAACCGGAATCGTCATTTGTGCACACCGGAGCTAATGTGATGTACACAACCTTCCCCTTTAGATCAACATCAAATTCGGGCATTGTAAAACGGTTTCCGTTTTCCGACATTTTCAGTGAGTATTTCCGGTATTTAAACAGAACCGGTATTCAACAGAAAAACTTTCCGGTACTTTGTGATCTTATATTTTCTAGAAGATCGTAGCAACCTGTGGAGGAGGtgaatgcaaatatttttaagttCATGGTGCTAAAGTGTGCAAAAGCTAAataatttttctgttttgagCTGCCGTTTTTAATGTTTTCTGTCTTTCCGGTTTTTCGTAGATGTCTAGTGATAAGGCCTGCATCTAGTATAATAGCTAGTTTATTATATCCCCAGAAATCGCGGGCTGCTGCTGCTATACTTATAGCTCTCCTGTTTTGTGTGGATGGAAACCGCTGGAAATTTGACTGCATTGATTGTGTATGTTCGGAAAGACCAAGAAGAAGGCCGGAAAAATAGCACGTGAGCACAGAAGTAAAGTGcagtgcatcattctggatttgCAGTCCCATGATCTATTCATCTATTTCTATTTAAGATTAGGTATAAATATAATCGTATTCACACAATACAGCAGTTCTATCTTTAAATACGTtgcaattattgaaaaaaacctGACTTATTAGCGTTAGGCAAAATACCGATAAAGACCGAAGCTTGAAATAGCTTGTTTGTGTTAAATCCAAATTTCACTAAACATTATCGGTAGATTCCTTCTTAAGTTCATTATTCAGTTGGTGGCCGTCTTCGGCTCGTGTTGTTTGCGTCTCCTTGCTGAACGTCCGCCCGTGCTTCGAGAAACATACACAATATTTAAACTTTTCAGTACAGTGACGGCATCTgataaaaagaaattaaaatcaattCACCTGAGTTAGATAATCATGCGAACAACTTTTACGAATTGGTCACAATATCCGAATGTTTCAGCCGATGCTCCTTGTACACGCGCCAGGGACATTCCGGGCACTTGATGGGGCTTGCATGCATCCGAAAATTTGAACGACATTGATTAAACGATGTAATTACAATGACGTATATGACATCATGATTTTCAATATGACACAACAATTTGACGTAAATAACACACCAGCTAATTACATACCGTTACGCTCAGACGCATGTTAAGCGCTACCTGACATTATGACTTATGAAAACGACGTATTTACCTCTGAAAGAAGCAAAACGTTGCATAGTTTATTTTTGCTAAGAAttcatttgttaaaaaaaaaaattagaatctgCAAGATAGTAACGTTGAACATAAGTTTAAGGTACCGTTTAACAGTATCCACTTGAATGAATACTGTTTCGTTCTCAAATAGGATTTATAATATTGAGAGAAAACTTTCAAAGTTGATTCTCTCAGTTCGATGCGAATTTTTGATTGGtctatttgaaaaattacgcgagaattgaTCAATTTTGAGTGTTGATAAAAGTTATACACTGAAAATAATACACACAGCATTCTGAAGTGGATTTCACTTACATCGGTGCTATAGGCCGAACCATTTCGAATTGATGTGGAAT encodes:
- the LOC129722204 gene encoding uncharacterized protein LOC129722204, with protein sequence MFSGLKMRQDAATQMEKRCLPGSDPTSERSFELDVRKPRNQKRCNDHQYAKQPESSFVHTGANVMYTTFPFRSTSNSGIVKRFPFSDIFKDRSNLWRRCLVIRPASSIIASLLYPQKSRAAAAILIALLFCVDGNRWKFDCIDCVCSERPRRRPEK